TCTTTTCACACCATCTCTGTAGTCTGATTATGAATGCAGTAAAACGCATTGATTGGTTTCCCTTTTGCAGATCAGGTCAGACCACAGAGGCGCTAATGTGAATGGTGAAAGGGGTATGCCTGCTGTATAGCCACTTCACATCACGGTCTCCTATATGATGGAGACATTTTGTCCCTCAGTAACCTAGACTGTAAACGATCTCTTAGTGTTTGGGCTGTGTTCAATCTGTTTAGCCCTAGGAATGTTTCTTTGGCCGGGAGACATTAGCAGTAACTGATATCTCTGCGGTTGGACTCTGAGTCTGTCTGCGGATCGCTGCTACAGCTATGGGCCTGAAGGAGCATATGTTATACCCAGGTACCtgtttttggggtggggggggttattAGACTACTGAAATAGTTGTAGACTGTGAAGATCAGACAGCTATACCACAGTTGTGGCTGTTGTAGACAAATGTGGCTTATGCCTTAGATAGAGAGCATCTACACTCTCTGTAGATCTGTGTTAACTGTCCTATAGCTGTGTTTCACAACCTCTGTTTCTCTGCATCGGCTTTAGACACACAGACGTACACACTTGTTTCTCTGTCCTTGTGGGAACCAAATaaacagaaatccatgttctctATGCCCTGACCCTAATCTCAACCTTACCCTTATCCTAGTCCGTAGCGCCTAAACCAACAAAAACCTTAATTGTAACTTTTGACTCTAACCCCTAGCCAGACATATTCTTTTTCCAAAAGTGGACtggcaaaaaaaaggaaaagttaatcattttattatCTTTCCCCATATGTACACATAGAcgtggatcacacacacacacacacacacacacacacacaataaacagacacacacatgtgaTCTCCCTTCCAATGCTTTAATGGGCTTTTCTGGGAGACAAGTAAGCCTGAGGATTCCTGTATGAAATCAGGTGAAAGGGATGGAAGTGTGTTGATGCATCATCTCCTCCACTGCAATGCTGTACTGGGGTCAGAGCCAGAGACGCTGGtgagagaacagagagggggAGCGATGGAGAACTAGGGGATCAGGAAAAGATGAAACAATGAACACGGGTGGATGGAAGGACATGGTGGAACGGGCTGGACCCTGACTACATagaagagggatgagagggaaggAATGAGATTCCATCTGCAGCGCAGGTTTTCTGTGTCATACCTCATTACACTGGAGACGCTAACTGACCCTGCTGCAGAGGAAACCGACACACAacactttcatttcaaaaaTACACAGGATTTGATCAATGAAAAGACAGCCGTAATGTGTAATTAGCGTCATGCTTATTCTACTGAGGAGAATAGCGTTGCCATTATTGGAGACAATAGTCACCGACTAGCTCtaactgagagggagagaaggggtaGAGATAGACAGAAAGACCAAGAGAGGATAGAGCAGAGACGGAGAGTAAAAGAGACAgagtggagagaaaaagaaagaggaggaaaaagaaagaaaagggaacggagggagggagagttgaGATGAAGAGAGATGCATCAGCAGAGAGCTACAGTGTGTTGCAATGTAATTCAGCTCTAATCTGTGTGCTTGGTCAGGGCTTCATTCATTATGTGCTGCCATCAGCAATTAGCTGTGTGTTATTATGGAGACGATACGGTCCGTCCCAGATGAACTAACATGTTCACACGGGGTGTCCGCTAGCACAGGGCTTCTCAGCTCCCAGCCTGGAGACCTGTAATGCCGTTGCTCTTCTGGTGTCCCAGGTCCATGTCAGTCCCCTGATTGGAGGATTCAAATGGAAACCAGCAGCCCTCGCAAGTCTTGATGCCTGGAGTTGAGAACCAGagcacaagtgtgtgtggctgaaCGTACAGCTGTGACTTGTCTGTGTCCTCCTCTGggtcgtagtgtgttactgcTAAATGCACCCTGAACTATGGGGCCTGAACTGCTGTGTGCATtcaatatactgtgtgtgtctgtgtgtttctgttcccTAATGACCAATATTAAATAGACTAGGATCAAACCAGTGCCcaaaacagtgtgtttgtgtgaatgagagtgtgtctgtgtgtgtatgagagtgtctgtgcgtttgtgtgtatgagagtgtgtgtgtgcgtgtgcgtgtgtgtgtgtgtgagagagtccGTGTTCCTGGTGCATCTGGTGTTGGGCTCAGGGCCGGTGTGGCCCCTGGGGGCCAACAGCAGCAGCTGTGTGGATGAGAGCCTCTGGGAGAGTCATGGCCTGTATGTCCAGCCAACACACCAGCTACTGCTGGAGAAACACTGGACAGAAACCTAGAAACACACAGGTCACAGTCCATCAGCCTTCACTTGGCCTGGACTGTAGACATGGCTCAGTCCAGTGTCAGTGGATATACCGCCCATACAGGCTGTCATTCTAGGAGCTCCAAGCGTCTGGTCCCATTTAGGGTCATGACATCATCCCAGACCAAACATAGCCTAGCTGTAGTTATCAATTATCCACTCGGGCTGCAATCAAAAATGTTCTTTAGCTGGATGAGCAAATTGTGTCCCCAGTCCGAGACCTGTCTGTGTTGGATGGTTGGTTCACATACCAAACCCCATGCCTTCCTCACTGGTACGTTCACCTGGACTTGCTCTCATCGCTATAAATCACCACAACGTTGTGTATATATGATATAGTATCCTCATTAAGAAATGATTAGTGATCACAGGGACAATTCTTCACTGACTTTATGAACACATTGAAGTGGTTTTGTGCCAAATCGGGTTCTGTCCTGGGACATGCTGTAGATCATCCCCGGTGAGCTTGAGGATCCTTTTGCAGACAGTTGTGCTGTGAGGGAGGGACCTGCAGCTTGTGCATTGATCCCCATAGTGAAGAGCTGTGAGGACGTGACACCTGGATCCACATCAGTGATCTTCTGAACCAGTTCAGCCGGTTGAATCAACAGCCTTGTGTGCACTGCGCTTGGAGCTGGACTGTAGCACTTCCAAAAAGGAAGAGAAACTTTTACTGATCTGAAGTGCTTTTGAtcatctgcagtggtcagtggaAACTCCGCAGCGAGGTGCCCATGGGTCTTCTAGCCTTCATTTGTTCTAATGCCCggatcctctctctctctctgcaagACTCAACAACACTGATGTTTATACATGGCCTTCTTCCACTGCTTTTTGCTAATGCAGCAATCTGTTCCATACTGATTATCCTGCTCTACAGCagaatgaccccccccccccccacacacacacacacacacacaaacaagtaaACTGTATTCCAAAACCATCCAGAACCATCTCAAATCTACATGGTATATCACGTATAGCACCACCAGTCTGACAGGTATAACACCACCAGTCTGACATGTATAACACCACCAGTCTGACAGGTATAACACCACCAGTCTGACAGGTATAACACCACCAGTCTGACAGGTATAACACCACCAGTCTGACAGGTATAACACCACCAGTCTGACAGGTATAACACCACCAGTCTGACAAGTATAACACCACCAGTCTGACAGGTATAACACCACCAGTCTGACAGGTATAACACCACCAGTCTGACAGGTATAACACCACCAGTCTGACTCGTGTAACACCACCAGTCTGACAGGTATAACACCACCAGTCTGACAGCTATAACACCATCAGTCTGACAGGTATAACACCACCAGTCTGACAGGTATAACACCACCAGTCTGACAGGTATAACACCACCAGTCTGACAGGTGTAACACCACCAGTCTGACTCGTGTAACACCACCAGTCTGACAGGTATAACACCACCAGTCTGACAGGTATAACACCACCAGTCTGACTCGTGTAACACCACCAGTCTGACAGGTATAACACCACCAGTCTGACAGGTATAACACCACCAGTCTGACAGGTATAACACCACCAGTCTGACAGCTATAACACCATCAGTCTGACAGGTATAACACCACCAGTCTGACAGGTATAACACCACCAGTCTGACAGGTATAACACCACCAGTCTGACAGGTGTAACACCACCAGTCTGACTCGTATAACACCACCAGTCTGACTCGTATAACACCACCAGTCTGACTCGTGTAACACCACCAGTCTGACAGGTATAACACCACCAGTCTGACTCGTGTAACACCACCAGTCTGACAGGTATAACACCACCAGTCTGACTCGTGTAACACCACCAGTCTGACAGGTATAACACCACCAGTCTGACAGGTATAACACCACCAGTCTGACTCGTATAACACCACCAGTCTGACTCGTATAACACCACCAGTCTGACTCGTGTAACACCACCAGTCTGACAGGTATAACACCACCAGTCTGACAGGTATAACACCACCAGTCTGACAGGTGTAACACCACCAGTCTGACTCGTATAACACCACCAGTCTGACTCGTGTAACACCACCAGTCTGACTCGTGTAACACCACCAGTCTGACTCGTATAACACCACCAGTCTGACTCGTGTAACACCACCAGTCTGACTCGTGTAACACCACCAGTCTGACTCGTATAACACCACCAGTCTGACAGGTATAACACCACCATTTGAGTACTGCAGTAAGACTCCCATCATGCACCAGCATCACAGATCCCCAGTCAGAAATTGCAGGCACAGCAGCACTGTGAAGTCTGCAAACACTgatggggagagggaaagaCTGATGGGGAGAGGGAAACACTGATGGGTGAGAGGGTAACACTGATGGGTGAGAGGGAAAGACTGATGGGGAGAGGGAAACACTGATGGGTGAGAGGGTAACACTGATGGGTGAGAGGGAAACACTGATGGGTGAGAGGGAAATCTTATGACCTGTGGCTTTCCGGTGAACTGAAGAACATCAGAGTATTTCCtactattcaaaataaatatacgAAAACATAGGTCAATCAATCATGTTGATTATGGGATAGGAGGTAGACACCATAGAAACCAGATACAGAAGACTGTCTTGTCCTATTATCCATTTAAAACTCTGACAGGCAAATGAGCAGGTCCATCTGTAGCCTATTTTCTAACATGTCATGACCCTGCGATACTGTAGATATTACAGGGGCTTGGGGAAAAGGACACAAACTGCTTATCAACTTAAAGTGTCTGTCCAATGCCTTGCTTTGGAGAAACATCAATACTATAACATTAAGGCCCAGTCAAACCATCAATGAGTGTTTTTGGTGCCTGTATTTTGATTATTTCCATGTAATGAAGGAGATAAATGTGTGTGGCAACGTGCTTATACATGGCCTTTAACCTGAAACACCAAAGGCACAAACAGATCTCTTCTGTTCTATTCTCCAACACACTGAGAGGCAGTGTAGCATACACACCCACAGCTGCTCCAAGCACAGAAGCCAGACGCACACAACTTCTTACACAAACAAGAGATATACatggcacacacacgcatgccaGCAGAcgaacacacactccaccacagaacacacacaatcacagggATGTGAGAACCAGGTGCTGTCAGACGTCCTGCTGCATGTGGCTCTATTTAAGGGACTGTAGAAACTCCTGCTATACCCTGTCtgccctgcctgtctgtctgcctgcctgcctgtctgcttgtctgtgtgtctgcctgtctgtatgtcagtctgcctgtctgcttgtctgtcagCCTTTCCGCccttctaaaaatgtgtttaatcacCTCTCATCCCCTCTGCATGTTtgtttcactgtctgtctgtctctgtgtatatGCATAAGGTTTCTGTCTCTTCTTGGACACAACTGTTATTCCTCTCATTCCTTAGTCGTTCTTCTATCTTTCTCAtccccttttctcctctctccccccatcactctctctgtccctccacacCTCGCTCTGTTCTCTTCTCTCCCatattcctccatctctctccttttcctcctctcttttctaCCCCTCCATcgtcctctctctgtcccacctctctctcctctcgctcTGAGCCACTGCTCAGACTGGTTCAGTAGGTGGTTGCTGTGGTAACTGGCCATGGAGAGTGGGTGTGGGGGGAGGCTGGGCTAATTTTAAAGACACACCAGGGTTTCCTTTGACACTGCGCTGTGAAAAAAaatggtagagagaggagaggtggagggagaggtgagacatggagggagaggtgagacatggagggagaggtgagacatggagggagaggtgagacatggagggagaggtgagacatggagggagaggtgagacatggagggagaggtgagacatggagggagaggtgagacatggagggagagatgatggaggagagagaaatggacaaagagagagaggtaattagggagagatggaggagggacagaTGACAAGTGAAATGTGTTCAGCGGTGTTACCGTTGATAATAGAGCAGCCATTGGTAGCTGCCTATGATAAGGGCTTCAATGGAGGGTCTGATCCATGACCTGACGGGCTAGTGGTCCAAACTAAGGACACACAATCCTTGTCTCATAGAACACTTGGTCAATAATATCTGCTGAATAATAACCACATGAAACAAGACAAAGCATGAGGGCTGGGACATTGCTTTAGGgcagcggtgtgtgtgtgtgtgtgtgtgtgagctgggTGAGAGCCGGGTTTTGTGAAGATGCGAGTTCCAGATGTCCCTataaagatagtaaaacctgaaattTGTCCACACATTTTTTCTGGCCTGTCCCCACTAGAAAGTTATTTTTGGTTGAGGGGTTAAGTTTTGGGTGAAACTTACAACTGGGTATAGTGTTGGGTTTACTTTTAGCTTTAGGAATTATGGATTCATTTTGGTGTTAGATGTTATCGCTGGTTAACTTTATGCATAAAGTTTAGGTAATTTATGTTAAATTCAGATTAGGGTAATCTTAAAGGATTAGGATTAcagtttgggttaggattagagcTAGGAGACTTTTTTGGTTTTTGgttcccacaaggatagaaaaacaaacgtgtctgtgtgtgtttagtagACATGGAGAAGTCGAGGAGTAGGATTAGGCAGCAcaactgagagggagagagctcATCTATTCCCTGTCTGCTTTTGAAACATGAATGGAGATGCAGGCTGGATAGGAGACAGGAGGTGGAGGACAAGCCAGCAGCAAGATGGATATTCATGCACCTATATGTTCCTTATCACCAGCATTGACTGAGAGTCGCTCTGTTCTCCTACCTTCATCCTTGGTATCATAAATCTaatggtaacacacacacacacacatatacaaacacacacgcatccatGCAGACACATATTTGTTGTGGAAGTCTGAATAGTTTCTGTGTCGTTGTCATTCAGTCCTGGAGTGCTGATGAGTGTGAaatcccctccatctcctcttccaTCTGAACCCCCTCATGCATAGTGTTCACATGCTATTTAGAGCACAACGACTCCACCCCTCCATGACACACTGCCGCAGCTGAggcgtgcacaaacacacacacacacacacacacacagagactacTACAACACAGCTGATGAAACACTGTCCTTCGTCTGAGATCTGCTTTTGTCTTCATTGACTTCCCGTGTTACACTTCCAAGGACATTTTACTCTCTTCTTAACTAGAAtactttctccctccctccctgcctccctccctgcctccctccctccctgcctccctccctgcctccctccctccctccctccctgcctccctccctccctgcctccctccctgcctccctccctccctccctctctctctctccccaggaTCCTGCTGACAGTGGTGGTGATCTTCCGTATATTGATAGTAGGCATAGTGGGTGAAAAGGTCTACGAGGACGAGCAGATAATGTTCATCTGCAACACCATGCAGCCGGGCTGCAACCAGGCCTGCTATGACAAGGCCTTCCCCATATCCCACATCCGCTTCTGGGTCTTCCAGATCATCCTGGTGTGCACGCCCAGCCTGTGCTTCATCACCTACTCTGTGCACCAGTCCGCCAAGCAGCGCGACCGCAACTACTCCATCCTGCACCCCTACATAGACCACGGCCACGCGAGTCACCACAGTCGCGCAAGCGATCACCACGCCCGCAAGCTGCGCAACATCAACGGCATCCTGGTACAGAACCCCGACAGCGGCAAGGAGGACCAGGATCTGGAGGTCAAGGAGATCCCCAACGTGGCCCGGGGGCTCACACAGGCCAAGAGTGCAAAGGTGCGACGGCAGGAGGGCATCTCTCGCTTTTACGTCATCCAGGTTGTGTTCCGTAACGTGCTGGAGATCGGGTTTCTGGCCGGCCAGTACTTCTTGTACGGCTTCAATGTGCCGGGGATGTTTGAATGTGACCGTTACCCCTGCGTGAAGGAGGTGGAGTGCTACGTGTCGCGTCCGACGGAGAAGACCGTGTTCCTGGTCTTCATGTTCGCCGTGAGTGGCATCTGTGTCCTGCTCAACCTGGCTGAGCTCAACCACCTGGGTTGGAGGAAGATCAAGACAGCCGTCAGGGGGGTTCAGGCCCGCAAGAAGTCCATCTGTGAGGTGCGTAAGAAGGACGTGTCACATCTGTCCCAGGCCCCTAACCTCGGCAGGACCCAGTCCAGTGAGTCAGCCTACGTCTGACCGAGGCTCCCCCACATCAGGGTCCCTTCCCTCAGGACCAGGCGGTCTCTGGGGAGGATGGACCCACGGCCCTGCCCACGTACCCTGTGGGGAACTCTGACCCAAGGACTTGACACGGCCATACCAGAGACAAACGCTTTTAGGACTCAACGAGGAACAGAAAGTATCTGAAGGGCAGTTGTGGTGCAGTAACTGAAGTTATGTTTGAACTTTTGTGGGAGTTGTGCTCATGATCCAAGGTGTCTTCCAGGAGAACACACTGTATTAGAAGAAGATTTCAGCGTAATTACTGGAAGAATATTAAATGAGGATAGTTCTAATCAAGAAATAAATCTAACCTAAAATATATTCTCCTTTGGCTTTGCAAGAGGTCAGCAGTAGTCCCTTCATTTCTTTTCAGTATGTGTGCCGGAGACAAGGTAGTGCGTACACCCCTTACTCTGCAGATTTGAAGCAGAGATGACGGGTGAATTTGAGTTGCTGAGTTTCCATTGGTTTTCATCCCTGCTTGCTTTACTGTAACAAGAATCCAAGGAGATGCCTCTTTAAGCATTCCTTGGTCATCTGTACCCCCATaagaaaatgttaaattttATCAATACTAAAACTATTTCTTAGCAAAAACTATAAAGCACTAAAGGTATTAATTGCATACCAACAAGCCCTTGTTTTCCCCATGATACTGGGAATTGAAGTATTTACTCACAGGACATTTTATAGTGTAACCCACAAGTTGTACTTCTAAATTTGGTGCCATATTTTCCAATTTATTGTAAATAGATAAacgtaataataataatagcataAAGCCAGCTTTCCCCGTATGAGGCATGGCAGGATGAGGCATGTCAGGATGAGGGACGGCAGGATGAGGCATGGCAGGATGAGGCATGTCAGGATGAGGGATGGCAGGATGAGGCATGGCAGGATGAGGGATGGCAGGATGAGGCATGGCAGGATGAGGGATGGCAGGATGAGGCATGTCAGGATGAGGCATGGCAGGATGAGGGACGGCAGGATGAGGCATGTCAGGATGAGGGACGGCAGGTGTCGGGCTGGGCAATGGGATTTGGGTTGTGCTGCAGATAAATCATAGATTGCCAGCTTTAAGAATATATCATATTAATGTGCTCTTTGTTAAGCCTTTTTCTCAAAGGGAATTGTATGTTCAAAAGAATGTTTTTCTCCTACAGACTTTGACAAAGGCATGTTACTGAAGCTTTAATAGAATGGATAGATTGTGTCATGACGTAATTTAAAAAAGACTGTTCCATTTATTTGCATCCTGCTCCTGTGACATTTAATAATCAGCATGCGTTAAGATGACTAATGAAATATGCGATATGAACATTTCACCCTGCCAGGGGATATGGGTAGCCAATATTGGAAAGGCTCTAGAATTGcagcaataatatacatgtgtattgaaaaaaaagaatgaataaattattatCACAATGTCTCAGCTTCTCCGTCAATTTTCTAAAAGAATGAGCCCTGAAGGTTAAAATCACATCAAGAAGACAGTTTCCTAAATTAACTAGAAAGAAAAGCCTGGATGTTTACAAAGTGGGTATCAGCCTAAAGCATTATCTTCATGAGATGAAGCGATAAACAGCGACATTTCAGACAGTAGGATACATCATTTCTGttgaaatacactgctcaaaaaaatgaaggggacactgaaatcacacatcaggtctcaatgaacaaaatatattaaagatcaaattctttactgtacattttgtaattcattgaggacaaaatgacgtaacaccggtcaatgaaaaccaaaatcaccaacacattgagggctggattcaaactcacaccagttaatgaaagtaaacaattgaaatcacaggctgttccaatttgcataaatgtaattacggcaactcataatgtgactcagtagcgtgaatggcccccacgtgcctgtatgccctcctgacaatgtctgggcatgttcctgatgagacagtggatggtgtcctgggggatctcctctcaGACCTGGATTAAGGCATCAGTGAGCAGCTATATGCACAGATATATAatatcccagaggttctcagttggattcaggtctggggaacatgagggccagtcaatgacatcaatgccttcgtcatccgggaactgcctacacactctggctacacaaggccaggcattgtcctgcaccaggaggaacccagggcccactgcaccagcgtaaggtctgatgagGGTGCTGAGGATTTCATCCAGGTACCTAACATCAGTACCGTTGGCTAGTaggtggaggtctgtgtgacccacCAAGCATATGCCTCCTCAgaacatcactgacccaccaccaaaccggtcatgctggatgatgttgcaggcagcataacgttcaccacggagtctccagactctttcacgtctgtcacttgtgctcagtgtgaacctgagCCGAAAACAGGGTGCCGATGGCAATTCTGGCGTTTTCTGGCGAATACtaatcaagctgcacggtgctgggctgtgagcacaggtcccacaaGAGGACATCAGGCCCTCATGGAGTCCGTTTCTgacagtagcccactggaggtcattatgtagggctctggcagtgctcctcctgttcctccttgcacaaaggagcagacacCGGTCCTGtggctgggttgatgcccttctacggcgctgtccagctctcctcgtgaaACGctccatctcctggtatctccatgctcatgagactgtactgggagacacagcaaaacaggtgacaatgattcacaatcacttatggttcctaactggacagactgatatcacTGTAGTTGAATTGACTCAGTGTTATACTGAGATGATTACGTGttaccttaatttttttgagcagtgtacttcACAAGTATTAGTAATGGTCTCGTTAAGTGTTAGTATTGGTCTCATTAAGTGTTAGTATTGGTCTCATTAAGTGTTAGTATTGGTCTCGTTAAGTGTTAGTATTGGTCTCATTAAGTGTTAGTATTGTTCTCATTAAGTGTTAGTATTGTTCTCATTAAGTGTTAGTATTGGTCTCATTCAGTGTTAGTATTGGTCTCATTAAGTGTTAGTACTGGGATCATTAAGTGTTAGTATTAGTCCCATTACGTGTTTGTATTGGGCTCATTAAGTGTTAGTTTTGTTCTCATTAAGTGTTAGTTTTGGTCTCATTAAGTGAATCCAGACATGAACAATTACTTGTCAGTGAAAATGAAACTATGTAATTACTGTCTTTCAGGGCCAGGCAGTTATTTGCTGTGGCCCCAAAATCCACCCACAATACACAACATGAGAACAAGTTACTCCAGGGACTTCCACACAAATAGTTTCTGGCTTTGATCCAATCCAAACATTGACCCGAGTTCTAATCACAAATCAAAACCCAGGTGCTTTGATTTAAGCTTTCATCTTGGGCCCTTTGATGGAGGCTTATGCCTGTATATTCCACTGGAGGATTCAGAGAACTGAGCTGtgaatgtttgtctgtgtagaCAGAGAAAAGCAGTTCCCAGGGGAGCTCCTCCAACTGAACTCATAGAGTCAGCGGAGTAGGAAATGAGCAAGTTTAACATTTTGGGACTAGCTGGCTTTTTATTGTTTATGGCTGGGTGATTCAATGGCTTTCTTGCTGTCAGCTCAGAATAAGTCATGGATAGACAACTCGTTTTGAACCTTGTAACTTTACTGCACTCATGCACTGACTGCCAGCCGAATCTCTGGACAGAAAGAACATGTCTACGTTGCACTCCTTTCATCTCATGCAAAACACAGGGACAAGTTCACAATCTACAGGCTTTCAGCTGCACAGCTATTCAAATCATGCTTTGGCATCAAttattaaagaaacaaaaatgatcCATCTCTGAGGTCAGATTATAGGGTTGTGAATCATTGATATTTCACCCGTTCAGAGTGAATTTCTGAGTAAAGCTGCTGAACAGAATGGTAACAACAGAGTTGAATGGTGACCATATCAACTCACTCGCTCTGTTTGATGGAATGAAGAGTGTGCTTAACCCAGACATGCTTTAACCCAGAAAGCCAAACACTCACTCCAGCTGACACGCACTCGCAAAGACCCACAGAAACCACTGCATGGATGCACACACATCCGCATGCGAGTTGCCAGACAAATACACGTAACATACATAGCCCCCCAGTACATCACAGCTGTCACTTGCCTACCCCAACTCCTCCTCAGCAATCCCCCTCATGTTGGATTTATTTGGgtcggagagagagaaagcggaCAGAGAATAATACGACAAACGCTCATTTCAAAACACAATATCGATAGCAATAAATAATCTGTGGTAATCCTAACCCCACTTGACAGGTCATAATGATAAGTAAATCAGTAGCAGTAGTGATCATAGAAAATGGATTTGGATTTGGTGATCAGAGTGGTCCACAGGGAGTGAGGATGTGGGGAACCTTTTAGTGAGATGAACgctccagtcagtcagtcagtcagtcagtcagtcagaggacAGACGTGTGATTGGAGTCAGGGGAGAGCAGTGGAGACAACCTCGTCCTTAACAGTATGGGGACAGACGGTTGTTTGGTCCATGTAGTGAAGCCACTGACTCACGGCCACAAGGAAATGCACTTGTGCACGTACATATCATAATGACATCAGCGAGAACGACACCGACAAGCAGGCGCAACCTCTGCAGACAAGTCAGCCAGCTCCTGATCTGAACAGACAGCCTTCAAAGAAGTTGAGATTGCATTTGTGGGCTGCCTGGTTTTCTGGGCCGGTTGCTTTGGTGATggagagaggacaggatgtTACAGAGGGACCGTTCTACTCATT
This genomic window from Esox lucius isolate fEsoLuc1 chromosome 7, fEsoLuc1.pri, whole genome shotgun sequence contains:
- the gjd1a gene encoding gap junction protein delta 1a — its product is MTMGEWTILERLLEAAVQQHSTMIGRILLTVVVIFRILIVGIVGEKVYEDEQIMFICNTMQPGCNQACYDKAFPISHIRFWVFQIILVCTPSLCFITYSVHQSAKQRDRNYSILHPYIDHGHASHHSRASDHHARKLRNINGILVQNPDSGKEDQDLEVKEIPNVARGLTQAKSAKVRRQEGISRFYVIQVVFRNVLEIGFLAGQYFLYGFNVPGMFECDRYPCVKEVECYVSRPTEKTVFLVFMFAVSGICVLLNLAELNHLGWRKIKTAVRGVQARKKSICEVRKKDVSHLSQAPNLGRTQSSESAYV